In the Salvia miltiorrhiza cultivar Shanhuang (shh) chromosome 8, IMPLAD_Smil_shh, whole genome shotgun sequence genome, cgtttatgcatattttaataccacattttatgtgtttttatagatggaattcgttagatacatatatgtgagatacaacggacTCGTCGATGGTATATACTATGTTGGTGGGGCTACAGAGGTCCTTCCCCTCGTCAACGAAACTATTGAGAGCCTGATGTGCAGCATCAACAATATTATGAGGACGCATTCGTTGAGCTCGAGCtaccaattgtattatttggcgaccaatctaTTTGGTAGGGAGACGAAATGTGGCTTGGCCACAGACGATGACATGGAAGCCTTGTTGGCAACTGTCGActatcccatggtgtacgttgagcactACAACGGTCCGATTGAAGCAGAAGCctacatccctacttttgattttgcTGAACCTTCGGGACACGTAGATGAAGCACAATGCAGTCAGTATGAGACGCCGTATCATCATACGTCGTTTCATGGTGTCCAGAGCTCGCCTCCACGACAATATTTTACATGGGATGGACAACCGCTAGACGAATCTGCATGGAATCAAACCGAAAGGCTTAATGAAGTATGTGGGAGATTGAACAATGTGCGGACAGATGATGAACCTGAGCACGAAGCTGAAGCCTCGGTTGCATCAGGAGACGATGATGATTCTGAGGAAGATGACGAAGAATTTGACCCTGCGCTCGAGGTGGGCACTGCTTCTGATGCCTCTAGGGATTTATTAGACAACGATCTAATCAATTTCACGGAGACCGAGCGAGCAGattggatccgacaaagtacaACACGTGACGGAGATCCGACAGTCGAGACCGGTgatctaactaattggttagttcccttgattccagtggacgcctCGGCTTCGCTggttgctcgcgagagtgaccCTTCTAGAGTTGATGATCTGCAGAAGAATTCTTTTTACAACAGCAAAGACGACCTGATCATTGCTGTTGGTTTGTGGAACATGAAGCGAGGCACTGAGACAAAAGTTGTCCGTTCAGATCCGGGACGAGTCTATTTCTCGTGCAAGCACTCTGACAACTGCAATTTCGATCTTCGTGCGTCTAGTCACGGCCGAGGGATGTGGAGAGTGCATAAGTTGAAAGAGCATTCATGCGAAGGGGACTTGCGCACagctaattaaaaaaatcaaggcGCACTCGAAGGTGGTTGCAGCGTTTGTGGCAAACAGAATACGCGATGATggagaggtcattaagccgaaatcCATCATGGCTGAGTTAGTACGCGATTTcggcatcaaaatcaaatatgatgtcgcgctgcgtgcaagaaatctcgGGATGGAGATGATATACGGTCGAGTTGATGATTCGTTCCTCCTGCTCCCAAGATATCTGTATGCCCTGAAGGAAGCGAATCCTGACACCTTGATTGGTTTGGAAGTAGACATAGACTGCCGGTTCAAACATTTGTTTGTTGCTCTTGCGGCTTCCATCTCACCTTTCTACTTTCACCTTCGACCAGTGATTGTGGTTGACGGCACACACCTGAAGGGAAAAAATAGTGGCATTTTGTTTGTCGCCGTGACAAAAGACGGAAACGAGACAGTTTTTCCCTTGGCGATCGGTGTCGgtccgatcgagaatgatgagtcgTGGAAGTGGTTTATGTCACATCTGAGAGGTGCTTGCGGCGAGCCCGATAACTTACTTATTGTATGtgatgcgcatgtctccatcgctaatgctgtgaagagcgagttTTCAAATGCTACTCACGGTATTTGCTACTACCACTTGTTGAACAAGATCAAGGGTTGCGGGCCCGGTGTTGCTGAGCTTTTCCGCCATACTGCATACGCCTACGAGCAATCAGATTACACGCGTGCAATGTCAGCCATGGCTGTTCTGAAGCCAAAGGCGTACGAGAAGTTATTGCGCGTAGGACCGgagaagtgggcacgatcacaaTGTCCTGTGTCCCGTTACAGTTTCCTTACATCCAATGCCGCCGAGAGTTTTAATGCACGTTTGTTGTGGGCCAGGCGTCTTCCCATTTGCTCGATGTTGGAGGCAGTCAGATTAGTTATCGAACAGTGGTTCAACGACAGGTTTGCGGCCGCACAAGAGAGCGATGAAAATCTGACTCCGGAGGCAAAACAGAAGCTCAGTGCAGAACTTGTAAAAAGTCATCGTTACACAGCCAAGAGGACCACCGAGAGAAAATACAGGGTTCGTGCTAGTGGTCGCCATTATATGGTTGACCTTCAAAAGCAGAGCTGTGAATGCAACGAATTCGACCTGGACCAGATgccgtgttctcatgcgatTGCAGCCATTACGTATGTCATTTCTATTCATGACCTCAATTACCATTATTAAATGATCAATATGTATAATCGTTTTTTTTTGCAGTGAGGCGAACGAGTCAGTGGAGGATTACGTGCACTCTTACTACTGGAGCAGTTCACTAGTTGACACATACTCTCGTGACGTTAACCACTTGCCTCCCATAGAGAATTGGAATATTCCTTTCCAAATTGCATCTCAGCTTGTTTTACCAAATCTCTCTCGGCGACAAGCTGGTCGTCCAAAGGAAACTCGAGTTCGATCCGCAGGTGAAAGGCCGACTCAAAACACATCAACAGCGGAGGCATCAACTAGTAGCAAGAAACGAGCACCCAAAACGTGTGGTCTCTGTGGCGGGTCTGGTCACACACGTCGATCGTGCAAATATGTATTGTCCAATCGccctttaagcttataattaaaaaaaaataggttttcgtgtataaatagaagaaatagtagtaaattaatggtaaaaaatacgaatattatataaaatgatatgaaaaattattttaaaaacatttaaTAACTTACCCGCCAGTACTTAGTAGCCGTCCGCTGTAGCCGTGAGTAGTTTCTTACCCACGGCTATGGCAGCCGGCTACATATTTCTGGCGGGTACTTGGTGGTAAGGTGTATTATGTTtcattgattcataatatatgattttgtaattttttttatccaccatttgctattattttatgtgttacaatattaattcatattcaatcaaataaactaaataaatttagacttattgagtttattttgtcaatctccttcttgtgaatttactgcaaagagattcccaccctataaagctgcattgtagccatatgaattgtccaatcaccctttaagcttataattaaaaaaaaataggtttcgtgtataaatagaagaaatagtagtaaattaagggtaaaaaaatatgaatattatataaaatgatatgaaaaatttaaaaacatttaaTAACTTACCCGCCAGTAATGAGTAGCCGTCCGCTATAGCCGTGAGTAATTTCTTACCCACGGCTACGGCAGCCGGCTACATATTTCTGGCGGGTACTTGGTGGTAAGGTGTATTATGTTtcattgattcataatatatgattttgtaattttttttatccaccatttgctattattttatgtgttacaatattaattcatatacaatcaaataaactaaataaatttagacttattgagtttattttgtcaatctccttctcgtgaatttactgcaaagagATTCCCACCCTAAAAAGCTGCATTGTACccgtgaattgtccaatcaccctttaagtttataataataataaaaattaggtctgtttaaaaatttaaaatcaagagTTTTATGAAACTAGAAGTTTTTTTAAAGCTAATGAAGTATTTACCCGCCTGTTAATCCTAGCCGGTCACAGTAGCCGCCGGGATCCATTTCCAACCGGCTACTGTTAACGGCTACGATTAACAGGCGGGTAATTGTTGTAttagcttcaaaaaaaaaaacttgtttcATAATAcgcttcatttaattttttttcaactttcttataGATGTTTAATAACATGAAAATCTGTCCTTATTTTTTCGAACTTAAGGCATTTTAGGGTTACAAATAATGACGTAAGTTAGCAAATAATGTCATTTCCTCAGATTTAGAGTCATATTTAACTACctctcttacacattttcttacacaactgtacttgtgtaagaaaagtgtaagaacttttacggaAAACGATGCAAACCTATCACCATCAATTGCAAAGTGTGTAGTTTTATAAGACATCTTATATGAGTGGGTAATTTTGTAAGATAACTAAccaaagtgggtactttaaattccgccccaataatctattattaattcaaataaataaataaaaaataattataaaccctaaatggatgagtgaacccttgttaattatctttatattatataaaagcataataaattaaaattgaataaaaaataattttaaaatataaagaaatgaagagtggtacatgtggtacacactatattttgggacagaggatcccatatagggaaaatgagggataatcaaaatttatgactttaaatgtctcatttcttatcccacattttacacaaatgAGAAGTtctccatttttccttccttattttcacagtaaaaataaggaaggaaaaatggagaacttctcttttgtgtaaaatgtgagatataaaatgagatatttaaagacataaatttttgttatcccttcatttagagggataaaaagcaaacacaccctacaCTTCGGTCTCATCATTTATCATCAATCATGATTCATTATTCAACAAgctttttaataaattaataattaattattctttCAGACTTTAACAATCAAAATAtactttaaaatatataatttattctatgttaattggaattaattataattaaatactatCAACTATCAAGAAAGAACTTctaaatatatatgatatgattATGTTAAAAAAAGATAATTCAATATTAggaaatataaaaatgttttttttattgagtgaaatgtactccctccgtccactaattcaaggcttaggaggcaaaacacgagttttaagagaaaaatgtatttttattagttgagtggagaaagggacccacaaagtgtaatatttattagttgagtggaaaaATGGACccacaaaatgtattgtttattagttgagtgtagaaaaagtatattgtttattgggacccacaattaaaaaattaataaaaagttactaaaaatagataggccttgagttggtgaaCGAACTAGAAAGgtaagtaggccttgaattggtggacggaggaagtatgaAGTTGATTTTtggaaaatttataattattatacaaTAGAGTTGAGTTTATACTGCTATTAAAATAccaaataaaagtaataaaatcATCCACATTAGATAACTCGAGTCACCCGAGTGGATGAGTCAATCAATGCAGTGTCGCTTGACTCGATTGGACGAGTCGAGTTTGTTCTCCTTTAAAAAAGATGTGTATTACACTCGCCTATTAAACcaaaaaataagattttaaatttgaaaaaaggCAACAGTACGTATGAAATGACTCCTttgatcgattttttttttctcttctattTAATCTTCACACTTTCTCTACATATGCTTCTTCATTTCTCTTCTATTCTTTCATCAATTTTTCTTCCCTCTCTCAAAATGGCTTCATTGATCTCTGCTTCTTCATTCGATGgggaaatgaaaaaaaataacaagaaattGTCGAAGAATTTTTCACAAACCAAGCACCCCAAAGAGTTATCTCCAACAAGGGCTTTGTATATCGTGATCATGAGGCCGCCCATCAACGACTTCTACAAGATTAACGACGACCCAGTGTATGGCCCAATATTTTTCAGACGTCGTTTTCTGATGCAGAAGGAGTTATTTTTGTGCATCGTTGATGGTGTGCAAGGGGTGGATGCTTACTTCCGCATGGAGCGAGATGCTACGGGCCGGGTGTCGCTCAGTccgttgcagaaatgcacggtgGCTATGCGGCAACTAGCCACATGTGTGTTTATGTGGATACTTTTGACGAGTATCTGAATATTGCGGACATTGTAGGGCGGCTATGCCTTAAGAAGTTTTGCAAAGCTGCTTATCATCAAGGCATACAGTGTCGAGTATATAATAAATGATCCaagtaattttatttaattttttttaaatgatgtcattttaattaagaaatatattttttaaaaaaaatcatgtcacCATGAATAATTGTTGATGTGAGCAGTGCCGGGCAGCTTATCGACTACAAGTCAGGTTATTgagttaataaaaaaaaggggCCAACTACACAACAAATAAAGGAGTCCATGTTAGTTTTAGTTGCTCaaattaaagcccaagtccaagaccaatctacattgggccaaatggtgaatattattcaagttgaTGGGCTTGTTCCAACTTGAAGTGTGGGATCATTACACATATGATTTTTGAAGcccaattgaagagaaaataagTAGAATTTTCGACCAAAAAGTGCAGCCAAGTTGAAGAGTCATTTGTGGTTACATTTTAGTGTGTAATTATGTGATTTAAGAGTCTTAAATATTGATATTAGTGTTAGGCTCTCAAAAGTCATTTTTGAGCCTATAAATAGTCTTGTAAATCATATGTTTTGGACACACCATTGATATAAACAAAAATTAGCATTTTTGCTTAGTGAGTTGAATtatcttttgttgagtttttcacTTGTTTTAGAACTTATCAAGACACTTGAGCAAGGTCTTGTGGCGTTCATCCATATATACCGAGTTTCTTGGCTGATTCTATAGCCAACGGGTCGAGGTTTCTACGCTcttagggtgtgtttgatataaaattgagataaagggtgataaataaaacttagataaataatacctagataaataataccagGGGGAGGAGATATTAAATTTCTCAGTGGAACAATGATATAAGAGCGGGCCTCTCCCTTAATGCAGGCCTTCTTGTTAATCAATATTGCTATCAAACACTTAGATAAAACatgattatttatctattttgctTTATTTAGGGCTATCAAACATGCCCTTAGGGGTTGATCAAACTAGATTCTCGATCTAGGGAGACTGTTGCCTACTCATATACGTCGGATTCTTGGGTCTTTATATCCAACGGGTCCTTCGTCAATTCATATCCATATCGATTGTCATATATCAttacttaatttaattaagctagctagttaattataaaagaattatt is a window encoding:
- the LOC130998385 gene encoding uncharacterized protein LOC130998385, translating into MAELVRDFGIKIKYDVALRARNLGMEMIYGRVDDSFLLLPRYLYALKEANPDTLIGLEVDIDCRFKHLFVALAASISPFYFHLRPVIVVDGTHLKGKNSGILFVAVTKDGNETVFPLAIGVGPIENDESWKWFMSHLRGACGEPDNLLIVCDAHVSIANAVKSEFSNATHGICYYHLLNKIKGCGPGVAELFRHTAYAYEQSDYTRAMSAMAVLKPKAYEKLLRVGPEKWARSQCPVSRYSFLTSNAAESFNARLLWARRLPICSMLEAVRLVIEQWFNDRFAAAQESDENLTPEAKQKLSAELVKSHRYTAKRTTERKYRVRASGRHYMVDLQKQSCECNEFDLDQMPCSHAIAAITEANESVEDYVHSYYWSSSLVDTYSRDVNHLPPIENWNIPFQIASQLVLPNLSRRQAGRPKETRVRSAGERPTQNTSTAEASTSSKKRAPKTCGLCGGSGHTRRSCKYVLSNRPLSL